From the Salinimicrobium tongyeongense genome, one window contains:
- a CDS encoding tetratricopeptide repeat protein, which produces MKKRLYIIAFLALLQLGSYSYAQEKPVVEMAQDDLGNVTDAFQEHFFEALKQKAIENYEKAIDELVQSLAIKPDEPVVYLELGKNYNALGKYSQAAVYLEKGRRAVPKNTQMLEELYTTYFESKEFNKALPVVKDLAGLNAAFSEDLVNLYIQTEKYDAALNLLDSLDKVKGSSTYRESLRRQVYARTNNVEAQISDLEKSIEENPQNEQDYLNLIFVYSENGQEEKAFATAKELLEMKPDSRLVHLALYKFYIAGNEAEKAVNSMEILLNSDEIDEVTKYQALNDFLIYVTQNPSLEEDLIKLVETFSEKENNQKVYKQLGVFFLEKGNEELALDYFKNALENDRDDFGLYRNVIQLEAQKGHFEEVILLAEKGLEIFPTQAWLFLMQGNAFNGLKEYRKAEESLLTGLDYLIDDPETEKEFYRQLSLAYKGLNNNTKATEALKKLKN; this is translated from the coding sequence ATGAAAAAAAGGCTTTACATCATAGCATTTTTGGCCCTGCTGCAACTGGGTAGTTATTCCTATGCGCAGGAAAAACCTGTGGTAGAAATGGCCCAGGATGACCTGGGAAATGTAACGGATGCCTTTCAGGAACATTTTTTTGAGGCGCTTAAGCAAAAGGCCATAGAAAATTACGAAAAGGCCATAGATGAACTGGTGCAAAGCCTTGCGATAAAGCCCGACGAGCCGGTGGTGTACCTGGAGTTGGGAAAGAACTACAACGCCCTTGGCAAATACTCGCAGGCAGCAGTTTACCTGGAAAAAGGCAGAAGAGCAGTGCCAAAAAACACGCAAATGCTCGAGGAGCTTTACACCACTTACTTTGAGAGCAAGGAATTTAATAAAGCCCTGCCGGTGGTGAAAGACCTGGCCGGGCTAAATGCGGCTTTTTCAGAAGATCTCGTGAACCTGTATATTCAGACTGAAAAATATGATGCAGCTTTAAACCTTCTCGATTCACTAGACAAGGTGAAGGGATCCAGCACCTATCGGGAAAGCCTCAGACGGCAGGTTTATGCCCGCACCAACAACGTGGAGGCACAGATAAGTGATTTGGAAAAGAGTATTGAAGAAAATCCTCAGAACGAACAGGATTATCTCAACCTCATCTTCGTGTACAGCGAAAACGGGCAGGAGGAAAAGGCTTTTGCAACCGCTAAGGAACTGCTGGAAATGAAGCCCGATTCCCGGCTGGTGCACCTGGCCCTTTACAAGTTCTACATTGCCGGTAATGAAGCCGAAAAGGCGGTAAACTCCATGGAAATTCTGCTGAATAGTGATGAGATAGATGAAGTCACAAAATATCAGGCTTTAAACGATTTTTTAATTTATGTGACCCAGAACCCTTCTTTGGAAGAAGATTTGATAAAGCTGGTGGAGACCTTTTCAGAAAAAGAGAATAATCAAAAAGTTTATAAACAACTGGGAGTTTTCTTCCTGGAAAAAGGCAACGAAGAACTGGCCCTTGACTATTTTAAGAATGCGCTTGAAAATGACCGGGATGATTTTGGTTTGTACCGGAATGTGATCCAACTGGAGGCTCAAAAAGGGCATTTTGAAGAGGTAATTTTGCTGGCAGAAAAAGGCCTTGAAATCTTCCCTACACAAGCGTGGTTGTTTCTTATGCAGGGAAATGCCTTTAACGGCCTTAAGGAATATCGAAAAGCTGAAGAAAGCCTCCTTACAGGGCTTGATTACTTAATTGATGACCCGGAAACTGAAAAAGAATTTTACCGGCAGTTAAGCCTTGCCTATAAGGGTCTTAATAACAATACAAAAGCTACAGAAGCTCTAAAAAAACTGAAAAATTAG
- a CDS encoding acyl-CoA thioesterase produces the protein MQSRTPEDSKTTLTDLVLPSETNPLNNLFGGELLARMDRAASIAARRHSRRIVVTASVNHVAFNKAVPLGSVVTVEAKVSRAFKSSMEIYIDVWVEDRESGHRSKANEAIYTFVAVDETGHPVAVPPLEPETELEKQRFEAALRRKQLSLVLAGKLKPGEATELKALFVNS, from the coding sequence ATGCAATCCAGAACTCCAGAAGATTCTAAAACCACCCTTACCGACCTTGTATTACCAAGCGAAACCAACCCGCTAAACAACCTTTTTGGAGGGGAACTCCTTGCACGAATGGACCGGGCAGCCAGCATCGCCGCAAGACGCCATAGCCGCAGGATCGTAGTTACCGCTTCGGTGAACCATGTGGCTTTCAACAAAGCCGTGCCCCTGGGAAGTGTGGTTACTGTGGAAGCAAAGGTTTCAAGGGCTTTTAAATCTTCTATGGAAATCTATATAGACGTGTGGGTAGAAGACCGGGAAAGTGGCCACCGCAGCAAAGCCAATGAGGCTATTTATACCTTTGTGGCGGTAGATGAAACAGGACACCCTGTAGCCGTCCCCCCATTGGAGCCTGAAACCGAACTGGAAAAGCAGCGTTTTGAAGCCGCTTTACGCCGTAAACAATTAAGTCTGGTTCTTGCAGGGAAGTTGAAACCCGGAGAAGCTACAGAGTTAAAAGCCCTGTTCGTAAATTCTTGA
- a CDS encoding RNA polymerase sigma factor — protein sequence MGIKQLIQKCKKQDIKAQEQLYKMFAHKLFPVCLKYSSTYQQAEDNLQDAFLMIFKSMPQYKNKGSFEGWMKRIVINTALQKYRKQTVFEIIRDDFHKDPEIEVEEDEVSVDYLLEIIQQLPDRYRQVFNLYVLDGFSHKEIAEMLNITTGTSKSNLARARVILKEKIESSLYKTAARSV from the coding sequence TTGGGCATCAAACAACTCATACAAAAATGCAAAAAACAGGACATTAAAGCGCAGGAGCAGCTTTACAAGATGTTTGCGCATAAATTGTTCCCTGTTTGCCTCAAGTACTCTTCTACCTACCAACAGGCAGAAGACAACCTGCAGGACGCATTTTTGATGATCTTCAAAAGCATGCCCCAGTACAAAAACAAAGGTTCCTTTGAAGGCTGGATGAAAAGGATCGTGATCAACACAGCCCTTCAAAAATACAGAAAACAAACCGTCTTTGAGATCATTAGAGATGACTTTCACAAAGACCCCGAAATTGAAGTAGAAGAAGATGAAGTGTCCGTTGACTATTTACTGGAGATCATACAACAACTGCCCGACCGTTACCGGCAGGTCTTCAATTTGTACGTACTCGACGGGTTTTCCCATAAAGAGATCGCCGAAATGCTAAATATTACCACCGGAACTTCAAAATCAAACCTTGCAAGGGCCCGAGTGATCCTGAAAGAGAAAATAGAAAGCAGTCTATATAAAACAGCCGCACGATCTGTATAA
- a CDS encoding murein hydrolase activator EnvC family protein encodes MKIKVLLRHSVFAGFLLLSLHGFSQDNKREELEQRRLELQQEIKRINSLRTSNLKKEKSILTQVEDLDQQIRSTEKLIRVTNQQANLLTREINTNQNRIGELRKELEQLKEDYSKMIRKSYKSKSQQSRVMFLLSSENFLQAYKRLQYMKQYANYRHQQGEEIKARTEELQQLNQSLAEQKKTKDKLIAENRKTRAQLESSRKEQQVLIAEVRKKEGQFASQLRKKQQEINSIDREIERIIEEAIAASNKAEGSTSRSVFKLTPEAKALAADFEKNKGKLPWPVRTGTVVLRFGTQPHPIVKTATMNSNGVRIATDPNSKARAVFGGTVSEIIAVKGSSLMVMVRHGDYITIYNHLETVDVRKGQQVALGQDLGSIAINKTDGRTTLYFVMYKNNQKLNPEDWIYQM; translated from the coding sequence ATGAAGATAAAGGTTCTACTACGGCATAGCGTTTTTGCTGGATTTTTATTGTTGAGCCTTCATGGCTTTTCCCAGGATAATAAGCGGGAAGAGCTGGAACAAAGAAGGCTGGAGCTGCAACAGGAGATCAAACGGATCAATTCTTTGCGGACTTCCAACTTAAAGAAGGAAAAATCTATACTCACCCAGGTAGAAGATCTTGACCAGCAAATTCGCAGTACCGAGAAACTCATTCGGGTAACCAATCAGCAGGCGAATTTACTCACCCGGGAGATCAATACTAACCAGAACAGGATTGGAGAGCTCCGTAAAGAACTGGAGCAGCTCAAGGAAGATTACAGCAAGATGATCAGGAAATCTTACAAGAGCAAATCTCAGCAGAGCAGGGTCATGTTCCTGCTTTCTTCGGAAAACTTCCTGCAGGCCTATAAAAGGCTTCAATACATGAAGCAATATGCTAACTACCGGCATCAGCAGGGGGAAGAGATCAAAGCGCGCACTGAAGAACTTCAGCAGCTAAATCAAAGCCTGGCAGAGCAGAAGAAAACAAAGGATAAATTAATTGCCGAGAACCGCAAGACCAGGGCGCAGCTTGAAAGCAGCAGGAAAGAGCAGCAGGTGCTTATTGCTGAAGTGCGCAAAAAAGAAGGCCAGTTTGCCTCACAACTCAGAAAGAAACAGCAGGAAATAAACTCCATAGACCGGGAGATAGAAAGGATCATTGAGGAAGCCATTGCAGCCAGCAACAAAGCTGAAGGATCTACGTCCCGAAGCGTGTTTAAACTTACTCCCGAAGCCAAAGCCCTTGCAGCCGATTTTGAAAAGAACAAAGGCAAACTTCCGTGGCCGGTAAGAACGGGTACTGTGGTACTTCGTTTTGGAACCCAGCCACACCCAATTGTAAAGACTGCTACCATGAACAGTAACGGGGTGAGAATAGCAACCGATCCAAATTCAAAGGCCCGGGCAGTTTTTGGAGGTACGGTAAGTGAAATTATTGCGGTAAAAGGTTCCAGCCTTATGGTGATGGTGCGGCATGGAGATTACATCACTATTTACAACCACCTGGAAACGGTAGATGTGCGTAAGGGGCAGCAGGTAGCCCTGGGCCAGGATCTTGGCAGTATTGCCATTAACAAGACCGATGGTAGAACCACGCTGTACTTTGTGATGTACAAGAACAACCAGAAGCTCAACCCCGAGGACTGGATTTACCAAATGTGA
- a CDS encoding DUF4292 domain-containing protein, with product MTYKRLIPVLLLSLILFSSCGGARKAKMGTVAPEDAAVAAVVDRHYESEVDFNTLQGRLSLNYQTEERSQSVTVNFRMKKNDTIWMSGQLLGIPLAKVLITPNSVQFYEKISKTYFDGDFSLLSDLLGTPLDYEKVQNLLLGQTIYDLREERYKLTESSRGYQLQPEQEGFLKRMFLLDAGNYKALAQQLGQEQGNRSVTVTYPEYQKINNQLFPLQINIIASEGTQSTRIDMSFRNIEFNVPVSFPFSIPSGYEEISIE from the coding sequence ATGACCTACAAACGATTAATTCCCGTACTTCTACTTTCACTAATCCTGTTCTCTTCCTGTGGCGGTGCCCGAAAGGCAAAAATGGGTACTGTTGCCCCCGAAGATGCTGCCGTAGCCGCGGTGGTTGACCGGCATTACGAAAGCGAAGTAGATTTTAACACGCTGCAGGGAAGGCTTAGCCTTAACTACCAGACCGAGGAACGCAGCCAGAGTGTTACGGTGAATTTCAGGATGAAGAAGAATGACACTATCTGGATGAGCGGGCAATTGCTGGGCATTCCGCTGGCTAAGGTGCTAATTACCCCAAATTCGGTACAATTCTATGAAAAGATCAGCAAAACCTATTTTGATGGGGATTTTAGCCTGTTAAGTGATCTACTGGGAACTCCCCTCGATTATGAAAAGGTGCAGAACCTTTTGTTGGGTCAGACCATTTATGACCTTAGGGAGGAAAGGTATAAGTTGACCGAATCTTCAAGAGGTTACCAGCTACAACCTGAACAGGAAGGTTTTTTGAAGCGTATGTTCCTGCTCGATGCCGGAAATTATAAAGCCCTGGCCCAGCAACTGGGGCAGGAGCAGGGCAACAGGAGCGTAACAGTGACTTATCCCGAATATCAGAAGATCAATAATCAGCTTTTTCCATTGCAAATCAACATTATAGCTTCGGAAGGAACTCAAAGTACGCGAATTGATATGAGCTTTAGAAACATTGAGTTCAATGTTCCTGTTTCTTTTCCTTTTTCAATACCTTCGGGCTACGAAGAAATTAGCATAGAATGA
- the trpS gene encoding tryptophan--tRNA ligase, with product MSRILTGVQSTGTPHLGNILGAIIPAVEMANDPKNDSFLFIANLHTLTQIKDSKVLRENTLSTAATWLAFGLDVEKTVFYRQSDIPQVTELTWYLNCFFPYQRLTLAHSFKDKADRLEDVNAGLFDYPILMAADILLYDAEIVPVGKDQLQHLEMTRDVASRFHAKMGETFVMPDARVSEETMYVPGTDGEKMSKSKGNIINLFLPDKQLRKQIMAIQTDSTPLEEPKDPDTDNVFNIYKLVASKEQTAEMRKNYEAGGYGYGHAKQALYELLITRFERERAQYNFYMQNPDKVEEALAIGAKKARKVADEVLVRVREKLGY from the coding sequence ATGTCAAGAATTCTCACAGGGGTACAAAGTACCGGTACTCCTCACCTGGGGAACATTTTAGGAGCTATAATTCCCGCAGTGGAAATGGCCAATGATCCAAAGAATGATTCATTTTTATTCATAGCAAACCTCCATACTTTAACCCAAATTAAAGATTCAAAGGTGCTAAGGGAGAACACGCTCTCTACTGCAGCTACCTGGCTGGCTTTTGGTCTCGATGTTGAAAAAACCGTTTTTTACAGGCAGAGCGATATTCCGCAGGTTACCGAGCTAACCTGGTACCTAAACTGCTTTTTCCCGTATCAACGCTTAACTCTTGCGCATTCTTTTAAAGATAAGGCCGACAGGCTTGAGGATGTTAACGCCGGACTTTTTGATTACCCTATCTTAATGGCTGCGGATATTCTTCTATATGATGCTGAAATTGTTCCGGTAGGAAAAGATCAACTCCAGCACCTGGAAATGACCCGGGATGTAGCTTCGAGATTCCATGCAAAAATGGGTGAGACCTTTGTAATGCCCGATGCCCGCGTTTCTGAAGAAACTATGTACGTACCCGGTACCGATGGCGAAAAGATGAGCAAATCTAAAGGCAACATCATCAACTTGTTTTTACCCGATAAGCAACTGCGAAAGCAGATCATGGCGATACAAACCGACAGCACACCTCTTGAAGAGCCTAAAGACCCCGATACCGACAATGTCTTTAACATCTACAAACTGGTGGCCTCTAAAGAGCAAACGGCAGAGATGAGAAAGAACTATGAAGCTGGAGGCTATGGGTACGGGCACGCCAAACAGGCACTTTATGAGCTTTTAATCACCCGCTTTGAAAGGGAGCGTGCGCAGTATAATTTCTACATGCAAAATCCCGATAAAGTAGAAGAAGCTCTTGCCATAGGTGCCAAAAAGGCCCGTAAGGTAGCAGATGAAGTTTTGGTACGGGTTAGAGAAAAGCTGGGTTACTAA
- the dprA gene encoding DNA-processing protein DprA: protein MKVSDLQYVLALQHVPNLGDVSAKKLIRHTGSAEAVFKEKKSVLLKIGGIGNTKLSYLFSSENLKAAEKELEFILKNSIKTLYYEHSDYPEKLKHCTDGPILLFQRGNIQLINRKIISVVGTRKATPHGINFCEQLLEELAPLDPVIVSGFAYGIDIAAQRAALKHKLQTIGCLAHGLNQMYPGLHQKYVAEVERNGGFLTDFWSTDTFDRNNFLKRNRIIAGMCEATIVIESAEKGGSLVTADIANSYNREVFAVPGRPGDLQSKGCNMLIKSQQAHVLTSAVDLVYMLNWRSQTPVKPVQKQLFVELEEEEQALYGYLKDKGKEQLDLIALNCSIPTFKAATLLLNMELKGVVRPLPGKLFEAV, encoded by the coding sequence ATGAAAGTTTCTGATTTACAGTATGTTTTGGCTCTGCAGCACGTGCCCAATCTGGGTGATGTTTCAGCTAAAAAACTCATCCGTCACACCGGGTCTGCCGAGGCTGTTTTTAAAGAGAAAAAATCGGTTCTGCTCAAAATTGGCGGTATAGGCAATACGAAACTCAGCTATCTTTTTTCTTCTGAAAACCTCAAAGCTGCCGAAAAGGAACTGGAGTTTATCCTCAAAAACAGCATAAAAACTCTTTACTACGAGCACAGTGATTACCCAGAAAAATTAAAGCACTGTACAGACGGGCCTATCCTCCTTTTTCAAAGGGGGAATATTCAACTTATCAACAGGAAGATCATTAGTGTTGTGGGTACCCGAAAGGCCACACCCCACGGTATTAACTTCTGCGAACAATTGCTTGAAGAGCTCGCACCTCTTGATCCTGTTATTGTTTCAGGCTTTGCCTATGGAATAGACATAGCCGCACAACGAGCTGCCCTTAAGCATAAGCTGCAAACCATTGGCTGCCTGGCTCACGGCCTGAACCAGATGTATCCCGGGCTTCATCAAAAATACGTGGCGGAAGTGGAACGTAACGGCGGGTTTCTAACCGATTTCTGGAGTACTGATACTTTCGACAGGAACAATTTTCTCAAGAGAAACCGCATCATTGCCGGCATGTGTGAAGCAACCATTGTTATTGAAAGTGCCGAAAAAGGGGGGTCTCTGGTCACTGCCGATATTGCCAATTCGTACAACCGGGAAGTTTTTGCAGTTCCCGGAAGGCCGGGAGATCTTCAAAGCAAGGGCTGTAACATGCTTATCAAGTCTCAGCAGGCACACGTTTTAACCAGCGCAGTTGATCTTGTTTACATGCTCAACTGGCGCTCTCAAACTCCTGTTAAACCTGTACAAAAGCAGCTGTTTGTAGAGCTTGAAGAGGAAGAGCAGGCACTCTATGGCTACTTAAAAGATAAGGGGAAAGAGCAGCTTGATCTTATTGCGCTTAACTGCAGTATCCCTACCTTTAAAGCAGCCACTTTACTGCTCAACATGGAGCTTAAAGGCGTGGTAAGGCCGTTGCCGGGCAAACTTTTTGAAGCGGTTTAG
- a CDS encoding sugar phosphate nucleotidyltransferase, with amino-acid sequence MKIIVPMAGRGSRLRPHTLTVPKPLIPIAGKPIVHRLVEDIAKVLDEKIDEIAFIIGEDFGEKVEQDLKQIAKTLGAKGTIYYQDKPLGTGHAIMCAKDSLEGPVVIAYADTLFKADFTLDKEADGVIWVKQVENPSAYGVVQLNEKREIVDLVEKPSEYVSDLAVIGIYYFRDVAVLKKELQGVLDNNIIRGGEYQINDGIEAMKQKGARFVPGKVDEWMDCGNKQVTVETNTRMLNFLQEDGENLVASNVEMENSEIIEPCFIGENVVLKNARIGPNVSVGNGTKISNSSIKNSLIQTFAEVENANLNNAMIGNFAKFNGEFTEISIGDYSVLE; translated from the coding sequence ATGAAAATCATAGTTCCCATGGCGGGTCGCGGGTCGCGGCTTCGTCCACATACATTAACCGTTCCAAAACCATTAATCCCAATTGCCGGTAAGCCTATCGTTCACCGGCTTGTTGAAGACATTGCGAAGGTGCTCGATGAAAAAATTGATGAGATCGCTTTCATTATCGGGGAAGACTTTGGTGAAAAAGTGGAGCAGGACCTAAAGCAAATCGCCAAAACTTTGGGTGCAAAAGGCACTATCTACTATCAGGATAAACCTCTTGGCACCGGCCACGCCATTATGTGTGCCAAAGATTCTCTTGAAGGGCCAGTAGTAATTGCTTATGCCGATACACTTTTTAAAGCCGATTTTACGTTAGATAAAGAAGCTGATGGGGTGATATGGGTAAAACAGGTAGAAAACCCTTCAGCCTACGGTGTAGTACAGTTAAACGAGAAGCGGGAGATTGTTGATCTTGTTGAAAAACCTTCAGAATATGTGTCAGATCTTGCCGTAATAGGGATCTATTATTTCAGGGATGTGGCGGTTCTTAAAAAAGAACTGCAAGGCGTGCTCGACAATAATATTATTCGCGGCGGTGAATACCAGATCAACGACGGGATTGAGGCGATGAAACAAAAAGGAGCGCGCTTTGTTCCCGGAAAGGTAGATGAATGGATGGATTGCGGTAACAAGCAGGTGACAGTAGAAACCAATACGCGCATGCTTAACTTCCTTCAGGAGGATGGCGAAAACCTGGTGGCTTCCAACGTTGAAATGGAAAATTCAGAAATTATCGAACCCTGTTTTATTGGTGAGAACGTGGTGCTCAAAAATGCCAGAATCGGGCCCAATGTTTCTGTCGGGAACGGAACCAAAATTAGTAACTCAAGCATCAAAAACAGTCTTATCCAGACTTTTGCTGAAGTAGAGAACGCTAATCTCAACAATGCCATGATTGGCAATTTTGCAAAGTTCAATGGTGAATTTACCGAAATTAGTATTGGCGATTATTCGGTGCTCGAATAG
- the dut gene encoding dUTP diphosphatase: MNVKIINKSKHELPAYETGSSAGMDLRASISEPVTLAPLARAIIKTGLFIELPVGYEAQVRPRSGLAAKKGITVLNSPGTIDADYRGEIGVILVNLSNEEFTVNDGERIAQMVISRHEHISWKEVDTLEETSRGAGGFGSTGV, translated from the coding sequence ATGAACGTAAAGATTATCAACAAATCTAAACACGAATTGCCGGCCTATGAAACCGGATCTTCCGCAGGAATGGACCTGCGCGCCAGTATTTCTGAACCTGTTACCCTGGCACCCCTCGCCCGGGCCATCATAAAGACCGGGCTGTTCATAGAGCTGCCTGTGGGTTACGAGGCACAGGTGCGCCCCCGCAGTGGCCTGGCTGCCAAAAAAGGCATTACCGTACTCAATTCTCCCGGCACCATTGATGCCGATTACCGAGGGGAAATAGGAGTGATCCTGGTGAACCTGTCTAATGAAGAATTCACGGTAAACGATGGGGAGCGCATTGCACAGATGGTGATCTCCCGTCACGAACACATCAGCTGGAAAGAAGTTGACACACTTGAAGAAACTTCACGCGGGGCAGGCGGCTTTGGGAGCACGGGGGTCTAG
- a CDS encoding lysophospholipid acyltransferase family protein, with the protein MHILRSFLVILWRIWFYILMAIPIIVFFPFLLLFTSRTRFYPQFFMIARWWAYFILYGMGFFPKIRRERKFVKGESYMLVANHTSMTDIMLMLVAVKNPFVFVGKKELVKIPLFGYFYKRTCILVDRQNQRSRKEVFDSAQRRLNNGTSICIFPEGGVPDDTSVLLDSFKDGAFRLAIDHQIPIVPMVFYDNKKRFPYIFTKGSPGKMRVKIKEFIPTKGLGQESKKEIREKTREVILQELKSDKLF; encoded by the coding sequence ATGCACATCCTTAGGTCTTTCCTGGTAATCTTGTGGAGAATATGGTTCTACATTTTAATGGCCATTCCCATTATAGTTTTTTTTCCGTTTTTATTACTGTTTACTTCCAGGACGAGATTCTATCCGCAGTTCTTTATGATTGCGCGCTGGTGGGCCTATTTTATTTTATACGGGATGGGTTTTTTCCCAAAAATAAGGCGCGAGCGTAAATTTGTGAAAGGTGAAAGTTATATGCTCGTGGCCAACCATACTTCCATGACCGATATTATGCTCATGCTGGTGGCTGTAAAAAACCCTTTTGTTTTCGTCGGAAAAAAAGAACTGGTCAAAATTCCCCTTTTTGGATACTTCTATAAACGAACCTGTATCCTGGTAGACCGTCAGAACCAAAGAAGCCGAAAGGAGGTTTTTGACAGCGCCCAACGCCGTTTAAATAACGGCACCAGTATTTGTATTTTTCCTGAAGGTGGCGTGCCCGATGATACCAGTGTTCTGCTCGACAGTTTTAAAGATGGTGCCTTTCGCCTGGCCATAGATCACCAGATTCCCATAGTTCCTATGGTATTTTACGACAATAAAAAACGCTTTCCTTACATTTTTACAAAGGGTAGCCCGGGTAAAATGCGGGTAAAGATCAAAGAATTCATACCCACCAAAGGTCTTGGGCAGGAGAGTAAAAAAGAAATTCGGGAGAAAACGAGGGAGGTGATCCTTCAGGAATTAAAATCTGATAAGCTGTTTTAA
- a CDS encoding SPOR domain-containing protein produces the protein MAIANYIHDLLYRYECVILPGFGAFITQQHSAGIHPATGEFFPPKKTVSFNRQLVKNDGLLANYIMEAEKVSYNTAIEHLNQFVQDLELVLEKNKTADFENVGSFSLTEAGKLQFEPAARKNFMKEAFGLDSFKRNAVSREVYKQQAEQIEAKAPVAFTPERRANRWLKYAAVGLVAIGLSGAAGLNIYSEQVNEHNIAEQQKAASQLEDQIQQATFVIDNPLPAVTLKVSKQTGNYHIVAGAFREAENAAKAVEELKAQGFKARQIGENKFGLHQVISSSHETRREATNELYRVKKTNPGAWLLVQEL, from the coding sequence ATGGCAATAGCAAATTACATCCACGATCTACTATACAGGTATGAATGCGTCATCCTTCCTGGCTTTGGTGCTTTTATAACTCAACAGCATTCCGCAGGCATTCATCCAGCTACAGGAGAATTTTTTCCTCCCAAGAAAACAGTTTCTTTTAACCGTCAGCTGGTTAAGAATGACGGGCTTTTGGCCAATTATATCATGGAAGCTGAAAAGGTATCGTACAATACCGCTATTGAACATTTAAATCAATTTGTACAGGATCTCGAGCTCGTTCTTGAAAAGAACAAAACAGCAGACTTTGAAAATGTAGGTTCCTTTTCTTTGACCGAAGCAGGAAAACTACAGTTTGAGCCTGCTGCCCGAAAAAATTTCATGAAAGAGGCATTTGGTCTTGATTCTTTTAAGAGAAATGCTGTTTCCCGTGAAGTGTACAAACAACAGGCAGAGCAAATCGAAGCAAAAGCACCTGTTGCCTTTACCCCTGAAAGAAGGGCAAATCGCTGGTTAAAATATGCAGCTGTTGGCCTGGTGGCTATTGGCCTTAGCGGTGCTGCAGGTTTGAACATTTACAGTGAGCAGGTAAACGAGCACAACATAGCCGAGCAACAAAAAGCTGCATCCCAGCTTGAAGATCAAATTCAGCAGGCCACTTTTGTGATCGATAATCCGCTTCCTGCTGTTACTTTAAAAGTTTCCAAACAAACCGGAAATTACCATATAGTAGCCGGTGCTTTCAGAGAGGCCGAAAATGCCGCCAAAGCCGTAGAAGAACTCAAAGCCCAGGGATTTAAAGCCCGTCAAATTGGAGAGAATAAATTTGGGCTGCACCAGGTGATCTCCAGCAGTCATGAGACCCGCCGCGAAGCTACCAATGAGCTGTACAGGGTAAAAAAGACCAATCCTGGAGCATGGTTGTTGGTGCAGGAGCTGTAA